A genomic segment from Polyangium mundeleinium encodes:
- a CDS encoding MotA/TolQ/ExbB proton channel family protein: MWGAIKENPTFLVMNLVVSAIVVTVIIERAYFQLDRYRVNSKEFFAQIKKLVVAGNIDRAIKLCDAGDYPILQLVKAGLTQASKGADEIDAALSEKLSELKPAVEKRVGLLWSLANIATLIGLIGTVSGLIKTFASISAPGLSAAVKQQMLSNGIAEAMYNTAFGLGIAVLCMIAHVLLHTRSKNIQHDLESTTERVFNLLTIAKPNF, translated from the coding sequence ATGTGGGGGGCCATCAAGGAGAACCCCACGTTCCTCGTGATGAACCTCGTCGTCTCGGCGATCGTGGTGACCGTCATCATCGAGCGTGCGTACTTCCAGCTCGACCGCTACCGCGTGAACTCGAAGGAGTTCTTCGCCCAGATCAAGAAGCTCGTGGTCGCAGGCAACATCGACCGCGCCATCAAGCTCTGCGACGCCGGCGACTACCCGATCCTGCAGCTCGTCAAGGCCGGCCTCACCCAGGCGAGCAAAGGCGCCGACGAGATCGACGCGGCCCTCAGCGAGAAGCTCTCCGAGCTCAAGCCCGCCGTCGAGAAGCGCGTCGGGTTGCTCTGGTCCCTCGCGAACATCGCCACGCTGATCGGCCTCATCGGCACCGTGAGTGGTCTCATCAAGACCTTCGCCTCGATCTCGGCCCCCGGCCTCTCCGCCGCCGTCAAGCAGCAGATGCTCTCGAACGGCATCGCGGAGGCCATGTACAACACGGCGTTCGGACTCGGTATCGCAGTGCTCTGCATGATCGCGCACGTGCTGCTCCACACGCGGTCGAAGAACATCCAGCACGATCTGGAGTCGACCACCGAGCGCGTGTTCAACCTGCTGACGATCGCCAAGCCGAACTTCTAG
- a CDS encoding biopolymer transporter ExbD, whose amino-acid sequence MAETHDAPLSASQKSRIRRLSQPKEPEPGEEAGELNIVPFLDIITNVMMFVLASVSVTFIASIDTTPPAIGGKGRSDVATKALNLSAFITTQGISLKTSSGNVAPGCQGIGAGITIPMREGSIHDFAAVTSCAKRLKNAAPEFKEETQVTITANPGVEYGTIIDTMDALRKDGEEELFSDVHFGVAR is encoded by the coding sequence ATGGCCGAGACCCACGACGCTCCGCTCAGCGCCTCGCAAAAATCGCGCATCCGGCGGCTTTCTCAGCCGAAAGAGCCGGAGCCGGGCGAGGAGGCGGGTGAGCTCAACATCGTGCCCTTCCTCGACATCATCACGAACGTGATGATGTTCGTGCTCGCCAGCGTCTCGGTCACCTTCATCGCCTCGATCGACACGACCCCGCCCGCCATCGGCGGCAAGGGTCGGAGCGACGTGGCGACCAAGGCGCTGAACCTCTCGGCGTTCATCACGACGCAGGGAATCTCGCTCAAGACCTCGAGCGGCAACGTCGCCCCGGGTTGTCAGGGCATCGGCGCCGGCATCACCATCCCGATGCGCGAGGGCAGCATCCACGACTTCGCCGCCGTCACGAGCTGCGCGAAGCGGCTCAAGAACGCAGCCCCCGAGTTCAAGGAGGAGACCCAGGTGACCATCACCGCGAACCCGGGCGTCGAATACGGGACGATCATCGACACGATGGACGCGCTCCGAAAAGACGGCGAAGAGGAGCTCTTCTCGGACGTGCACTTCGGGGTGGCGCGATGA
- a CDS encoding ExbD/TolR family protein: MSTEDAFDPEPGQDSGPNAPRSAPNQRPRPPQPQKGSLVKYKAALRKAKRKNAREPEIDFLNITAMLDLMTIILVFLLKSLASSAGAIPQSDDLRLPQSVMVGEPSDEGVLVVVSKTQILVGEESTPVVTLPSREQLAQSGIDAKHKRSGPNDLYIVPLANSLQHAREIDKAVRAAKGLDPSTSEARIVADKTTPYRLLIEVLYTLGQSEFGKYHLMILSGKK; encoded by the coding sequence ATGAGCACCGAAGACGCCTTCGATCCGGAGCCTGGGCAAGACAGCGGCCCGAACGCGCCCCGCTCGGCCCCGAACCAGCGCCCGCGGCCTCCGCAGCCGCAGAAGGGCAGCCTCGTCAAGTACAAGGCCGCCCTGAGGAAGGCGAAGCGCAAGAACGCGCGCGAGCCCGAGATCGACTTCCTCAACATCACGGCGATGCTCGACCTGATGACCATCATCCTGGTCTTCTTGCTGAAGAGCCTCGCCTCGTCGGCCGGCGCGATCCCGCAGTCCGACGACCTCCGCCTGCCGCAGTCCGTGATGGTCGGCGAGCCGAGCGACGAGGGCGTGCTCGTCGTCGTCTCGAAGACGCAGATCCTGGTCGGCGAAGAGTCCACGCCCGTCGTGACCTTGCCGAGCCGCGAGCAGCTCGCGCAGTCGGGCATCGACGCCAAGCACAAGCGCAGCGGCCCGAACGACCTCTACATCGTGCCGCTGGCGAACTCGCTCCAGCACGCGCGCGAGATCGACAAGGCCGTCCGCGCCGCGAAGGGCCTCGACCCGTCCACGTCCGAGGCGCGCATCGTCGCCGACAAGACCACGCCCTACCGGCTGCTCATCGAGGTGCTCTACACCCTCGGCCAGAGCGAGTTCGGCAAGTACCACCTGATGATCCTGAGCGGGAAGAAGTAA
- a CDS encoding DEAD/DEAH box helicase: protein MSDRGLRRLLGARTFLRGLEYFRRRVVEDIDVLEMSASGVVRASDSEPYPVKVELTPDGIKSYCSCPTFSKGGQHCKHVAALLITLRDQARGAQPRRDPVPAPMMPQTAHAGGDALKRVRRRDRPRGTQPPLGSPGPGASMGHMGASERTSMAAMGPPGSSVITAPQHDATAKQTGIGAWLPPEGLGGSRRVEFRLHVRQGALTVTVLDADARVPILPSTALAWQALYPTPDRDALRLLARFESGNPRHPAVDVRGEDVAELLPLLEGQRVLLEPALMQLRFAEEPLRPRFDLETVGGDTIIVKASFERPTDRRRFTLLQGGWFEGWPGWHVDTQEGIARRLDKRVSPAAMRRLLRSPTIGEPMRDLVRLIMQGLPKVALEVGAELPDLAQIADVVDLPPTFRMRAGGSLVEAHVQLYAAYGEEEVQVRADGISPPVLVQPPEEGMKRARCVRVDIALQQEAAARLLGLGLKPDETGQEFVASGDAAIRFWSEGLAELPEDWDLFVPEDLVDTQVRHKPLGVFAKVTSGMDWLNVRLSFESEGIAVDRDELRRCLTEGKKYVRLEDGSFAPLDPDTIRSMLDREIELMTAAGRSGKLPLAHAGRIQELLSQVSGSNVAQGARELFHKLSSIDEIESTKKPRALKATLRPYQEAGLSWLKFIHDIGSGGVLADDMGLGKTVQTIALLLSVKQEEKHVKALIVAPTSVVTNWERELVRFAPTLRVALWHGADRKDQIEEVQEAEVIITSYALLRRDEEFLAKLDLTYAILDEAQHIKNPLSATAAAAKRLKARRRLALTGTPIENRLSEIWSIFDFVSPGLLGTLDKFEARLARPIEAGDYKTAQRLRSIIHPFILRRTKQEVAKDLPEKIETDQICDLTGDQRSIYLQVAREVRAQVLGEVERVGIAKSQIQILAGLTRLRQAACDPRLLGLPRDFSDEDSGKLVALRELIANAVEGGHKVLVFSQFVMMLKIIERAMKEDGVPYEYLDGSTKDRMERVERFQNDPTVPVFLISLKAGGTGLNLTAADTVIHFDPWWNPAVEQQATDRAHRIGQTRVVTAYRLVAEGTIEEKILQLKAKKRELVASVLSEDQGGAKKLTKADVEELFSVD from the coding sequence TTGAGCGACCGCGGGCTGCGCCGTTTGCTCGGCGCTCGCACGTTCCTCCGCGGCCTCGAATACTTCCGTCGCCGTGTCGTCGAGGACATCGATGTCCTGGAAATGAGCGCGAGCGGCGTCGTCCGCGCGAGCGACTCCGAGCCTTACCCGGTGAAGGTCGAGCTCACCCCGGACGGCATCAAGTCCTACTGCTCGTGCCCGACGTTCTCGAAGGGGGGCCAGCACTGCAAGCACGTCGCCGCGCTGCTCATCACGCTGCGGGATCAAGCCCGCGGCGCGCAGCCCCGTCGCGACCCCGTGCCCGCCCCGATGATGCCGCAGACCGCGCACGCCGGCGGCGATGCGCTCAAGCGCGTGCGAAGGCGCGATCGGCCGCGCGGCACGCAGCCGCCGCTCGGTAGCCCCGGCCCGGGAGCCTCGATGGGGCACATGGGCGCAAGCGAGAGGACCTCGATGGCCGCGATGGGACCGCCCGGCTCGTCCGTGATCACCGCGCCGCAGCACGACGCGACGGCGAAACAAACCGGCATCGGCGCGTGGCTGCCCCCCGAGGGGCTCGGCGGCTCGCGGCGCGTGGAGTTCCGCCTGCACGTCCGCCAGGGCGCGCTCACGGTCACGGTGCTCGACGCCGACGCGCGCGTGCCGATCCTGCCCTCGACGGCCCTCGCCTGGCAGGCGCTCTATCCGACGCCCGATCGCGACGCCCTGCGCCTCCTCGCCCGCTTCGAGAGCGGCAACCCGCGGCACCCCGCGGTCGACGTGCGCGGCGAGGACGTCGCCGAGCTTTTGCCCTTGCTGGAAGGCCAGCGCGTGCTGCTCGAGCCCGCGCTCATGCAGCTCCGCTTCGCCGAGGAGCCGCTGCGGCCGCGCTTCGATCTGGAGACCGTCGGCGGCGACACGATCATCGTGAAGGCGAGCTTCGAGCGCCCGACGGACAGGCGCCGCTTCACGCTGCTGCAAGGCGGCTGGTTCGAGGGCTGGCCCGGCTGGCACGTCGACACGCAGGAGGGCATCGCGCGGCGCCTCGACAAGCGCGTCTCGCCCGCCGCGATGCGCAGGCTCTTGCGCTCGCCCACGATCGGCGAGCCGATGCGCGACCTCGTGCGCCTGATCATGCAGGGCTTGCCGAAGGTCGCGCTGGAGGTCGGCGCGGAGCTTCCGGATCTCGCGCAGATCGCGGACGTCGTGGATTTGCCCCCGACGTTCCGCATGCGCGCGGGCGGCTCGCTCGTCGAGGCGCACGTGCAGCTCTACGCCGCGTATGGCGAGGAGGAAGTGCAGGTCCGCGCCGACGGGATCTCGCCGCCCGTGCTCGTGCAGCCGCCCGAGGAGGGCATGAAGCGCGCGCGTTGCGTGCGGGTCGACATCGCGTTGCAGCAGGAGGCGGCGGCGCGGCTGCTCGGCCTCGGCCTCAAGCCCGACGAGACGGGCCAGGAGTTCGTGGCGAGCGGCGACGCGGCCATCCGCTTCTGGAGCGAGGGCCTCGCAGAGCTGCCCGAGGACTGGGATCTCTTCGTCCCGGAGGACCTCGTCGACACGCAGGTCCGGCACAAGCCGCTCGGCGTCTTCGCCAAGGTCACGAGCGGCATGGACTGGCTCAACGTGCGGCTCTCGTTCGAGAGCGAGGGCATCGCCGTCGATCGCGACGAGCTGCGCCGCTGTCTCACCGAGGGCAAGAAGTACGTGCGCCTCGAAGACGGCTCGTTCGCGCCGCTCGATCCCGACACGATCCGCTCGATGCTCGACCGCGAGATCGAGCTCATGACGGCGGCTGGCCGCAGCGGAAAGCTGCCGCTCGCGCACGCGGGCCGCATCCAGGAGCTGCTCTCGCAGGTGAGCGGTTCGAACGTGGCCCAGGGCGCGCGCGAGCTCTTCCACAAGCTGTCGAGCATCGACGAGATCGAGAGCACGAAGAAGCCGCGGGCGCTCAAGGCGACGTTGCGCCCCTACCAGGAAGCCGGCCTCTCGTGGCTCAAGTTCATCCACGACATCGGCTCCGGCGGCGTGCTCGCGGACGACATGGGCCTCGGCAAGACGGTGCAGACGATCGCGCTGCTCCTCAGCGTCAAGCAGGAGGAGAAGCACGTCAAAGCGCTGATCGTGGCCCCGACGAGCGTCGTGACGAACTGGGAGCGCGAGCTCGTCCGGTTCGCGCCGACGCTCAGGGTGGCGCTCTGGCACGGCGCGGATCGCAAGGACCAGATCGAGGAGGTCCAGGAGGCCGAGGTCATCATCACGAGCTACGCGCTGCTCCGCCGCGATGAGGAGTTCCTCGCGAAGCTCGATCTCACCTACGCGATCCTCGACGAGGCGCAGCACATCAAGAACCCGCTCTCCGCGACCGCGGCCGCCGCGAAGCGCCTCAAGGCGCGCCGCAGGCTCGCGCTCACGGGCACGCCGATCGAGAACCGCCTCTCCGAGATCTGGTCGATCTTCGACTTCGTCTCACCGGGCCTGCTCGGCACGCTCGACAAGTTCGAGGCGCGCCTGGCGCGGCCGATCGAGGCCGGCGACTACAAGACCGCGCAGCGCCTGCGCTCGATCATCCACCCCTTCATCCTGCGCCGTACGAAGCAGGAGGTCGCCAAGGACCTGCCCGAGAAGATCGAGACCGATCAGATCTGCGATCTCACGGGGGATCAGCGGTCGATTTACCTGCAGGTGGCGCGCGAGGTGCGGGCCCAGGTGCTCGGCGAGGTGGAGCGCGTCGGCATCGCGAAGAGCCAGATCCAGATCCTCGCGGGCCTCACGCGGCTGCGTCAGGCGGCCTGCGATCCGCGGCTCCTCGGCCTGCCGCGCGACTTCTCGGACGAGGACTCGGGCAAGCTCGTGGCGCTGCGCGAGCTCATCGCGAACGCGGTCGAGGGCGGCCACAAGGTGCTCGTCTTCAGCCAGTTCGTGATGATGCTGAAGATCATCGAGCGGGCGATGAAGGAGGACGGGGTGCCCTACGAGTACCTCGACGGCTCGACGAAGGATCGTATGGAGCGCGTGGAGCGCTTCCAGAACGATCCGACGGTGCCGGTCTTCCTGATCAGCCTGAAGGCCGGCGGGACGGGCCTGAACCTGACGGCGGCGGACACGGTGATCCACTTCGATCCGTGGTGGAATCCGGCCGTGGAGCAGCAGGCGACGGATCGCGCCCACCGCATCGGGCAAACCCGCGTCGTGACGGCGTACCGGCTCGTCGCGGAGGGGACGATCGAGGAGAAGATCCTGCAGCTCAAGGCGAAGAAGCGCGAGCTCGTGGCCTCGGTCCTCAGCGAGGATCAGGGCGGCGCCAAGAAGCTCACGAAGGCGGACGTGGAGGAGCTCTTCTCCGTCGACTGA
- a CDS encoding sodium/proton-translocating pyrophosphatase, translating into MTELALILGISLLGIGFAGYLARWVLGCPTGEGDMPRVAARIRAAAVYFTNRLRGTILAVSAVPGGGIFLAYGLARQKPEVQAFPPLELGAWLTLSFSLGVGSAVAAAHVAAWTATRANVRAASGARRSLDHALQIAIRGGAVSGLFSVSLGLIGLVGLFAAVFAQKGGFSAEPGNALRLAPSIPLVIAGYALGGAFAALIAELGGGAFAKSADMGADLAGRELGLPEDDARNPATIADLAGDCAGEGAGKAASAFASTAAENLGAMLLAAAVFRQNEGIPSVLSIMLFPVITRAFGVLAAMFGVMVVRTDDREDPMNALARGLFVTALLGAVGTAGAAKWLLGKHWLPLFGAAAVGMAAGILLLFVAQYYTEHRYRPVREIAEAARVGPPLALLRGASVGLESALAPLVILGAAVASAHVLGARTGLDGGGALGIAVATMGLLGTSAYALAMAGFAPIIDSAGGIVEMTIGRERPDVRGRTVVLDAVGNTAKAFTRAHTGAAALLATSMLVSVWLDEAKRRLPAGKPAAAAATALQVGRPEVYLGAAVGIVLVVWFASRCIGGVSRAARRILEEARRQINAPSSLGTSTAWTPPHPRASRPSQSSAPATRAGLGAPDLDACVELGSRAALGHAITPALVAASVPIAVGLGLRFAGTEDNPLAVADAVAALILAATIAGVLGALLLGNAGGAWDNAKKYIVTGAHGGRYLVDETGARVDNPTYLAAAFGDTVGDPLKDAAGPAIHVLVKMLPVVTLVFLPFFV; encoded by the coding sequence ATGACTGAGCTCGCGCTCATCCTTGGCATCAGCCTGCTTGGCATCGGGTTCGCGGGGTACCTCGCGCGCTGGGTGCTTGGTTGTCCTACGGGTGAGGGGGACATGCCGCGTGTTGCGGCTCGTATCCGTGCGGCGGCGGTGTACTTCACGAACCGCTTGCGTGGCACCATCCTTGCGGTCTCGGCTGTGCCTGGGGGCGGCATCTTCCTCGCGTATGGCCTGGCTCGGCAGAAGCCTGAGGTTCAGGCGTTCCCGCCGCTCGAGCTTGGGGCTTGGCTCACGCTCTCCTTCTCGCTTGGCGTTGGGTCGGCGGTCGCGGCTGCGCATGTTGCTGCTTGGACGGCGACGCGTGCGAATGTCCGGGCTGCGAGTGGTGCGCGACGCTCGCTTGACCATGCGCTGCAGATCGCCATCCGTGGTGGCGCGGTCTCGGGGCTGTTTTCTGTCTCGCTCGGGCTCATCGGGCTCGTGGGCCTCTTTGCGGCGGTGTTTGCGCAGAAGGGCGGCTTCTCGGCCGAGCCTGGCAACGCGCTGAGGCTTGCTCCCTCGATTCCGCTCGTCATCGCTGGTTACGCGCTGGGGGGCGCGTTTGCTGCGCTCATTGCCGAGCTTGGCGGCGGTGCGTTCGCGAAGAGCGCCGACATGGGCGCTGATCTTGCGGGTCGGGAGCTCGGCCTGCCCGAGGATGATGCCCGGAATCCTGCCACCATCGCGGACCTCGCTGGTGACTGCGCGGGGGAGGGCGCGGGCAAGGCGGCGTCCGCGTTTGCTTCGACGGCGGCGGAGAACCTTGGCGCGATGCTGCTTGCGGCTGCTGTCTTCCGCCAGAACGAGGGCATCCCGAGCGTGCTCTCGATCATGTTGTTCCCCGTCATCACGCGCGCCTTTGGCGTCCTCGCTGCGATGTTCGGGGTGATGGTCGTGCGCACGGATGACCGCGAGGATCCGATGAATGCGCTCGCCCGCGGCTTGTTCGTGACGGCGCTGCTCGGCGCGGTGGGCACTGCGGGTGCGGCGAAGTGGCTGCTCGGCAAGCACTGGCTGCCGCTCTTTGGCGCGGCGGCCGTGGGCATGGCCGCGGGGATCCTCCTGCTCTTCGTGGCGCAGTACTACACGGAGCACCGCTACCGGCCCGTCCGCGAGATCGCCGAGGCTGCGCGCGTCGGTCCGCCGCTCGCGCTCCTCCGCGGGGCTTCGGTGGGCCTGGAGAGCGCGCTCGCTCCGCTCGTGATCCTCGGTGCGGCGGTGGCGTCGGCGCACGTCCTTGGCGCGCGCACCGGCCTCGATGGCGGCGGCGCGCTCGGCATCGCGGTGGCGACGATGGGGCTGCTCGGCACGAGCGCTTATGCGCTCGCGATGGCTGGCTTCGCTCCGATCATCGACAGCGCGGGCGGGATCGTGGAGATGACCATCGGGCGCGAGCGCCCCGACGTGCGCGGCCGGACGGTGGTCCTCGACGCCGTTGGCAACACGGCGAAGGCGTTCACGCGGGCGCACACGGGCGCCGCGGCGCTGCTCGCGACGTCGATGCTCGTGTCGGTTTGGCTGGACGAGGCCAAGCGCCGGCTACCTGCGGGCAAACCGGCCGCTGCGGCCGCAACTGCGCTGCAGGTGGGTCGGCCGGAGGTGTACCTCGGCGCGGCCGTTGGCATCGTCTTGGTCGTATGGTTCGCGTCGCGGTGCATCGGCGGCGTTTCGCGCGCGGCCAGGCGCATCCTTGAGGAGGCGCGCCGGCAGATCAACGCGCCCTCGTCGCTCGGGACGAGCACGGCTTGGACGCCGCCGCACCCGCGGGCCTCGCGGCCGAGCCAGTCTTCGGCGCCTGCCACGCGGGCTGGGCTCGGGGCGCCCGACCTGGACGCCTGCGTGGAGCTCGGCAGCCGCGCGGCGCTTGGCCACGCGATCACGCCGGCCCTGGTCGCCGCCTCGGTGCCGATCGCGGTGGGACTGGGCTTGCGCTTCGCCGGAACGGAAGATAATCCTCTAGCCGTTGCCGACGCGGTCGCCGCCTTGATCCTGGCCGCGACGATCGCAGGCGTCCTTGGCGCGCTCCTGCTCGGCAATGCGGGGGGCGCTTGGGACAACGCGAAGAAGTACATCGTGACCGGGGCGCACGGCGGGCGGTACCTCGTCGACGAGACCGGCGCGCGGGTCGACAACCCGACGTACCTCGCGGCGGCCTTCGGTGACACGGTCGGCGATCCGCTGAAGGACGCCGCCGGGCCCGCGATTCACGTGCTCGTGAAAATGCTTCCCGTCGTCACGCTCGTCTTTTTGCCGTTCTTCGTCTAG
- a CDS encoding TolC family protein, with protein sequence MTSSVSRFASSSSPRRALRALTACGLALLFGAPAAALAQPAPAPVRAEPAPAAPAAAPTPPPPATDRIAEALAPQSGGLTPDEAARLALRIRPSLRVKQAELRAAAARVDQALLNYLPRVTVAAGYTRLSRVENVLGAPSTAYVGTNLDPANPQVIPVQEGPLVSRPCPPPLSGNCVTDIAGTAITAVQAPAFSFPVLLNSYSLTASISVPISDYVLRISQGYAAASHAESAKKLEVEAEGLTVAADAKVAFYNWVRAKGSAVVATEAVAQAEAHLKDAQLTFSAGLISKADVLRLEAQVAAAQQVEADGNALASLAEEQIRVALALPVGKPLTIGVDVLHASVEPSTVQLAALQDEALARRLEIRALDETEHSLKKQVSLARAGYFPRIDGFAEGQYQNPNQRVFPQTDEFRFTWNAGVRLSWTINDTLTAIPTVTEAQSRVEQIAAQKEQLLQGLKLEVASAHAELKRAEANIDAADRGLAAAEEGLRVQNELFRAGRATGVALVDAEAEVTRARLRRVDARVGILVARTRLEHATGRDVEKATAAPR encoded by the coding sequence ATGACGTCCTCTGTCTCCCGCTTCGCCTCCTCCTCCTCGCCCCGCAGAGCCCTCCGCGCCCTCACGGCATGCGGGCTCGCCCTGCTGTTCGGCGCCCCCGCCGCGGCCCTCGCGCAACCCGCCCCCGCGCCGGTTCGCGCAGAGCCCGCGCCCGCCGCCCCCGCAGCCGCGCCCACGCCGCCTCCCCCCGCGACCGATCGTATCGCCGAGGCCCTCGCGCCCCAGTCCGGAGGCCTGACCCCGGACGAAGCCGCGCGCCTCGCGCTCCGCATCCGTCCGTCGCTGCGCGTCAAGCAGGCAGAGCTGCGCGCCGCCGCCGCGCGTGTCGATCAGGCGCTCCTGAACTACCTGCCCCGCGTGACCGTCGCCGCAGGCTACACGCGGCTGTCGCGGGTCGAGAACGTGCTCGGCGCGCCGTCGACGGCCTACGTGGGCACGAACCTGGATCCGGCGAACCCGCAAGTGATCCCCGTGCAGGAAGGCCCGCTCGTGTCGAGGCCGTGCCCGCCCCCCTTGTCGGGGAACTGCGTGACGGACATCGCAGGCACGGCGATCACCGCAGTGCAGGCGCCGGCCTTTTCGTTCCCGGTCCTCCTGAACTCGTACTCGCTGACGGCCTCGATCTCGGTGCCGATCTCGGACTACGTGCTGCGGATCTCGCAGGGCTACGCGGCCGCCTCGCACGCCGAGAGCGCGAAGAAGCTGGAGGTCGAAGCCGAGGGGCTGACGGTCGCCGCGGACGCGAAGGTGGCGTTCTACAACTGGGTCCGCGCCAAGGGCAGCGCCGTCGTCGCGACCGAGGCCGTCGCGCAAGCCGAGGCGCACCTGAAGGACGCGCAGCTCACCTTCTCGGCAGGTCTCATCTCCAAGGCAGACGTGCTGCGTCTCGAAGCGCAGGTCGCGGCAGCGCAGCAGGTCGAGGCCGACGGGAACGCACTTGCGTCCCTCGCGGAGGAGCAGATCCGCGTGGCCCTCGCGCTCCCAGTCGGCAAGCCGCTCACGATCGGCGTGGACGTGCTGCACGCGTCGGTGGAGCCGAGCACGGTGCAACTCGCAGCGCTGCAAGACGAGGCGCTCGCGCGGCGGCTGGAGATCCGTGCACTCGACGAGACAGAGCACTCGTTGAAGAAGCAGGTCTCGCTCGCCCGCGCCGGCTACTTCCCGCGCATCGACGGCTTCGCCGAGGGGCAGTACCAGAACCCGAACCAGCGCGTCTTCCCGCAGACGGACGAGTTCCGGTTCACATGGAACGCAGGCGTGCGGCTCTCTTGGACCATCAACGATACGCTGACCGCCATCCCCACCGTGACCGAGGCGCAGTCCCGCGTGGAGCAGATCGCAGCGCAGAAGGAGCAGCTCCTCCAAGGTCTCAAGCTCGAAGTGGCCTCCGCCCACGCAGAGCTGAAGCGCGCCGAAGCAAACATCGACGCCGCCGATCGCGGTCTCGCCGCAGCAGAAGAAGGTCTGCGCGTGCAGAACGAGCTGTTCCGCGCAGGACGCGCGACAGGCGTGGCCCTCGTCGACGCCGAGGCCGAGGTGACACGCGCACGCCTGCGCCGCGTCGACGCGCGCGTCGGGATCCTCGTCGCGCGGACACGTCTCGAGCACGCGACGGGTCGCGACGTGGAGAAGGCAACGGCAGCGCCGCGGTGA
- a CDS encoding c-type cytochrome gives MRTHLRRPLALLLVSLAGASIAAGCSGIDDTFVPNQDIAVAAVSPPAISGGTLAIAGDGHTAIAADPDRDMVWIVDLEAGTLKAKVALEEGDEPGRVAFDKSGRAHVALRSGGAVATIDVASGKLVERRQVCATPRGIAYEASFDRLHVACNTGELVTLPASGGAATRVVKLGRDLRDVVVDGNRLLVSRFRSAEVLVVGLEGKIIQQEKPAPVKTFDPFTGGEASFEPAVAWRMVSRPNGGALMVHQRASSSPVVIEQPGGYGSGGGCDGSIVQTTVTEVEPGNEEVPIVIPPLGAASLSGTALPVDIAIAPNQDEVTIVAAGNNAILRTSRASITVGEPTGCDPSFSEQVPGQPIAAQYWGDGELAVQLREPAAIYLPNTQQMINLPGETRKDTGHDVFHRSANGFSSLACASCHPEAMDDARTWNFNPIGPRRTQSIRGGILATAPLHWDGDMEDLGHIMSEVFVNRMGGTQLGPRQSRLVGRWIDAQPVLPKAEVADTTAVERGKELYFDAKVACASCHSGAKLTNNDWADVGTGKAFQVPTLMGLADRAPFMHDGCAPTLRDRFSPACGGGDKHGVTSHLTPAQVDDLVAYLETL, from the coding sequence ATGCGAACCCATCTTCGACGCCCGCTCGCCCTGCTCCTCGTCTCCCTCGCCGGCGCCAGCATCGCCGCCGGATGCTCCGGCATCGACGATACCTTCGTCCCCAACCAGGACATCGCCGTCGCCGCCGTCTCGCCCCCTGCCATCTCAGGTGGCACCCTCGCCATCGCAGGTGACGGTCACACCGCCATCGCCGCCGACCCAGACCGCGACATGGTCTGGATCGTGGACCTCGAAGCCGGCACGCTGAAAGCCAAGGTCGCCCTCGAAGAAGGCGACGAGCCCGGGCGCGTCGCCTTCGACAAGAGTGGCCGCGCCCACGTGGCGCTGCGCTCCGGCGGCGCCGTCGCCACGATCGACGTGGCCAGCGGCAAGCTGGTCGAGCGTCGCCAAGTCTGCGCGACGCCGCGCGGCATCGCCTACGAGGCCTCCTTCGACCGCCTCCACGTGGCATGCAACACGGGCGAACTCGTGACGCTGCCGGCAAGCGGCGGCGCGGCGACGCGCGTGGTGAAGCTCGGCCGCGACCTGCGCGACGTGGTGGTGGACGGCAACAGGCTGCTCGTGAGCCGCTTCCGCTCCGCCGAGGTGCTCGTCGTGGGCCTCGAAGGGAAGATCATCCAGCAAGAAAAGCCGGCCCCGGTGAAGACCTTCGACCCGTTCACCGGCGGAGAGGCGAGCTTCGAGCCAGCCGTGGCATGGCGCATGGTGTCCCGGCCGAACGGCGGCGCACTGATGGTGCACCAGCGCGCGTCATCCTCGCCGGTGGTGATCGAGCAGCCCGGCGGCTACGGCAGCGGCGGCGGCTGCGACGGGAGCATCGTGCAAACGACGGTGACCGAGGTGGAGCCCGGCAACGAGGAGGTGCCGATCGTGATCCCGCCCCTCGGCGCCGCGTCGCTCTCCGGCACGGCCCTGCCCGTCGACATCGCAATCGCCCCGAACCAGGACGAGGTGACGATCGTCGCCGCCGGCAACAACGCAATCCTGCGAACGTCGCGGGCCTCGATCACGGTCGGCGAGCCGACGGGCTGCGATCCGTCGTTCAGCGAGCAGGTGCCCGGCCAGCCGATCGCCGCGCAATACTGGGGCGACGGTGAGCTCGCGGTGCAACTGCGCGAGCCCGCGGCGATCTACCTGCCGAACACGCAGCAGATGATCAATCTGCCCGGCGAGACCCGCAAGGACACGGGCCACGACGTGTTCCACAGGAGCGCGAACGGCTTCAGCTCACTCGCCTGCGCCTCCTGCCACCCGGAAGCGATGGATGACGCCCGGACCTGGAACTTCAACCCGATCGGGCCGCGTCGCACGCAGTCAATCCGCGGCGGCATCCTGGCCACGGCGCCGCTGCACTGGGACGGCGACATGGAAGACCTCGGCCACATCATGAGCGAGGTGTTCGTGAACCGAATGGGCGGGACGCAACTCGGCCCGCGTCAGTCGCGTCTCGTCGGTCGCTGGATCGACGCACAACCCGTGCTGCCGAAAGCCGAGGTCGCCGACACGACGGCCGTGGAGCGCGGCAAGGAGCTCTACTTCGACGCAAAGGTGGCCTGCGCAAGCTGCCACAGCGGCGCCAAGCTGACGAACAACGACTGGGCCGACGTAGGCACGGGCAAGGCCTTCCAGGTGCCCACCCTGATGGGCCTCGCCGACCGCGCTCCCTTCATGCACGACGGCTGCGCCCCCACCCTGCGCGACCGCTTCAGCCCCGCCTGCGGCGGCGGCGACAAGCACGGCGTGACGTCCCATCTGACCCCCGCCCAGGTCGACGACCTCGTGGCGTACCTCGAGACGCTGTAG